The following are encoded together in the Flavihumibacter fluvii genome:
- a CDS encoding response regulator produces MDTKGKKILIADDEPDILEIIQYNLQGEGYEVYTARDGDEALMRAKQVKPDLIILDIMMPKKTGVEVCEILRTQPQFKDTLIIFLTALSDESSQLKGLDTGADDYVNKPISPKLLLSRVNALFRRIKKKENASDGILLIDNMVIDPVKFIVTIDDEERILAKKEFELLYLLASRPGRVFLRNEILNQVWGNDVIVGDRTIDVHIRKIRQKLGLDCITTVKGVGYKFDL; encoded by the coding sequence ATGGATACAAAAGGCAAAAAGATCCTAATTGCAGACGATGAGCCAGATATACTGGAGATTATCCAATACAATCTTCAAGGGGAAGGCTACGAGGTCTATACAGCCCGGGATGGTGATGAAGCCCTTATGCGGGCCAAACAGGTGAAACCCGACCTGATCATTCTCGACATCATGATGCCGAAAAAGACCGGAGTGGAAGTTTGCGAGATTTTACGCACCCAACCACAATTTAAAGATACACTGATCATATTCCTGACAGCACTTAGTGATGAATCTTCCCAGTTGAAAGGATTAGATACAGGCGCTGATGATTATGTCAACAAGCCAATTAGTCCAAAATTATTACTAAGCCGGGTAAATGCCCTGTTTCGCCGTATCAAGAAAAAGGAAAACGCTTCTGACGGCATTTTACTAATAGACAATATGGTGATCGACCCCGTGAAATTTATTGTTACCATTGATGACGAAGAACGAATTTTGGCTAAAAAGGAATTTGAATTATTATACCTGCTGGCTTCAAGGCCAGGACGAGTTTTCCTTCGGAATGAAATTCTGAACCAGGTATGGGGAAATGATGTTATAGTTGGTGACCGGACAATTGATGTGCATATCCGGAAAATCAGGCAGAAACTCGGCCTGGATTGTATTACTACAGTAAAAGGTGTCGGCTATAAATTCGACCTCTGA